The Nitrosomonas stercoris genomic sequence TTGTCGTTGTGAATTTTGTTGAGAATTGTTTTGTTTGCAATTAAATAGTCAAGTATCTCTTGAATTCGCTCGCTGCGTGCGTTGGATTTTAGAATTCCGATAACACTGACCATATGATCTTGACAGTATTTATTATCAAGGCATACCCTCACTTCATTAGAGTGCATGGCTTTCAGGGTAAGTATGATGTTTTGATCACCTAAGAGATTAAAAAATTGATCGTAAAGCGACTTCCCAGCCGGTGAAACACCGGAATTATATGAAATTCCCTTACCAATTCGACAAATCAGAACTGTCTTGATGATTTTTTGTGAGCGTTCAACTGGAAGATCATTCTCCGTCACCAAGTAAGAGAGAATTTTCCGCATGTGAGGCGGCTCATTATAGAAATTATCCCAAGCATAGCGAGCATCCAACAAATCATCAGCATGCCCATCAAGCGCTATTATGCGTGAATCTAGTGACTGATAGCTGTTCCCACCACAGAATGCAAAAAACTCCACTCCCAAGGCGTGCTTTTCGTTATGAAGGTTATTTTTGTAACCGTCAATTGTGATCCCAAGCTTGTACTTTATGTTATCGCTACTTCTGTTCCAGATGCATGGTGCAAATAAAGCAATATTTTTCTTCACCACATTGCTAGTTGCGTCAGCGGCATATATCCCAAAAATGCTATTTAGTAGGTTGTCTGTATTCTGGAGAGACAAGTCATTAAGCGGTTTTTCCATACTTTGTATAGTCGCATTGTCTAGGACTACTGTTGATCTTTTAAGGTTTTCTATGAATGACTTTATCTGAATTGCAGAGGCGGAAGGCTTGTCATTTAGAATATCTTGAACGCACGTTTGGAGCCATCCGAGTAGTTCAAATGCATTGATTGAGTAAACATTAGGATGAGACGCCCCAATGTCATTTCTCATCGTAAGAATATGATTAAGCTTTGTATAAACAACATCAGAAATCAATTCTAGCTTTCGACACGTGTTTATCAGCTTGTTGTCTTTGAGTCCAGGTAGGTCTTCTTCAGTTGAGTACAATTCTCTTCGGCTGTCACCAATGGCAGCGTCAAAAAACATGTCAAGACCGTATACAACCACCTTTTCCCGCAAGTTTAGAACGACTTCGTTCCAAACATAATTCAAGGAAGCGTCAAAAAGTCCTATTGCAGCACCAGCTACGAATTTCGATAAGTACCTTGCGTTCCGCTTTACTTCTGGAGGTAGAGATTCGATAAACGCTGGAAGGTTATTTTCAATGTTTTTGCGCTCTGACAACGACGCAATTATGTTTTCGGTTGGCAATCCAAGATGTTCAAGGTATGCCTCAAACTTCGCCGTATCAGTTGCTAAAAGAACCGTTTCAGATTTAACAGTTATATCAGTGCTCATTTATTAATCCTTGTTTTCATGCTAGTAGCTTGCGCGGCTAACCTTAATCGTTAGGCATCATTTTTCCGCTGCATTTCCAACCAAAGAAAGCATGATTTTATTTAGTTTATCGGCCATCTCTGTGAGGTGAGCGTGGTGTGATAGAAGTGAGAGGAAATAAGGATTAGAAGTATCGGCGCACTTTGCCTTTAACTAGATTTTCCGTTATTTTCCCGATATTCAAGTGTATACGGCCATAATCAAGCATTACTAAAGATTTATGAACGTGGGAATGCTGAGATTGGGGCGAGGGGAGTACTGCTGGTATGTGGGATCAACGTAAGATTGAATTTACGTTTATCTGCGTACAGCAAAGTTTACAAAAAGGTTAAGTGTAGCGACCTGCAATTAAAAACAGTCAGACCTGCATTCAACGGCTTTTTCGACCGAAATTAACTGCGACTGATCGTTAATCCATGAAATCATTGATAGTGCCAGTTTTTGGATGTAGTTCTTTGAACTGCGTTTGTCGAAGTAGTACATCGCGTTCCGCCATGCCGAGAACAGGGGCTCAATTGAGTCCATAAAACGTCCGTTTATTGGACTTAATTTGCAACCTCGCGTAATTGTTATTTTCAGAAGACGATTGCACAGAATGTCATGAGTTGATAGCACTCAATTGCTGAGGTTAATGTTGAGACTACTCAATAACAAAGCGAATCAATCCACCATTTTCAAGTATTGGTATAACGTTTCCCGGCTGATACCTGTAACAACCTGCGTTTTACGTTAATTCCTGTGTTACAAGCCAAGAGTCTTTGCTGGTAAAGATCCGTCAAAAAATTTCATGGGTAGTTAGCGTACTTGGAGCGGAGCGGCTCTATATTTTGGAACGTAGAAGGAATAGCCTAAGTGTAACGGCTCGCGTTTGAAACTAGCCCTGCTCGCATTTGACATATTTTCCAGCTCACAATATCTGCAAGTGAGCTTGCATTTATCAGCTTCGGCTCGCATTCCATCGTGACGTGCTTACGCTAAGTGAAAATGAATTTTGTCTCTACGATTGTATTAAGCGTCCTTTTTGGGTATACCTTAATTGTCCATTTTGTCATAGGTGGCCAAAAATACGCAAGTACAATCTATTTTGGCCACCTTGTTGTTAGCTATTTAAATTGGCCTATCAGTAAAAACACTTACATCATGAGATGATGCATGCCACACTATAGACTGTACCAAGAGTAAAGGATACCGGCTTGATCAGGAACTTTAAGCACAAGGGACTAGAGACCTTTTTTAAGAGCCTGTTTACGATCTTCTGAGTAATAGTGCCAAGAAAGCCAAATGAATGAGCTGCAAGCTGGTATCAAGTTTACGTTCGCAGTTTTTCCATAATCTTCGGCACTTTTCCAGCCAGGCGAAACTACATTCCACTATCCAGCGCCTGGGCATAACCTTGAAGGTATGCAGTTTGCTGCGTTTGGCGATCTGCACGGTGACAGGTTTGCCCAGAATTTCTTGCACACTTTCGGCAAATGGTGCTCCAGTATAGCCACCGTCACACAGCAAACCTTGTGCTTGCCCTAAACTCGATCTGCAACGCTTCAAGGCCTGCAATGCACCGTTACGGTCAGTCACTTCCGCTGTCGTCACTGCAATGGCGTGCGGCAACCCCAAGGTATCAACAGCGATATGGCGCTTGATGCCCGACACCTTCTTGCCGGCGTCATAGCCTTTCTGGTCAGCCGTGTCTGTATTCTTCACGCTTTGCGCGTCCACAATCAAGAACGTGCTGCAAGCGTTGCGCCCCAGTTTCTCTCGGGCCGCGCCAACCTGATTTTTTTAATGCCTGCTCCAGCACGCTCACGCCGTGCTGGTCAGGCTCATTCCATTTGCGCCAATAGGCATATACACTCTGCCATTTGGGAAACTCTCCGGGCAAAAATCTCCACTGGCAACCAGTACGCAGCAGATACAGCACAGCACAAAATACTT encodes the following:
- a CDS encoding IS5 family transposase ISStma16 — encoded protein: MKNTDTADQKGYDAGKKVSGIKRHIAVDTLGLPHAIAVTTAEVTDRNGALQALKRCRSSLGQAQGLLCDGGYTGAPFAESVQEILGKPVTVQIAKRSKLHTFKVMPRRWIVECSFAWLEKCRRLWKNCERKLDTSLQLIHLAFLALLLRRS